A portion of the Myxococcota bacterium genome contains these proteins:
- a CDS encoding cytochrome c-type biogenesis protein CcmH has product MRWLLPKLWLSLLVGACLVACHPALDPDTERAREANELSRNLMSPFCPGRTIADCSSPDAATVREEIRDALAAGESPDSIRRRIEMRFGDHVIGVPKEGIGWALPIGVLIAGAGLLAVALVRSVQRPRATEAPISPELERDLARELDDVEGR; this is encoded by the coding sequence ATGCGGTGGCTGCTTCCGAAGCTCTGGCTCTCGCTGCTCGTCGGAGCGTGTCTCGTGGCGTGCCATCCGGCGCTCGACCCCGACACGGAGCGCGCGCGCGAGGCGAACGAGCTCTCGCGCAACCTGATGAGCCCGTTCTGCCCGGGCCGCACGATCGCCGATTGCTCGAGCCCCGATGCCGCGACCGTGCGCGAGGAGATCCGCGACGCCCTGGCCGCGGGCGAGTCGCCGGACTCGATCCGGAGACGCATCGAGATGCGCTTCGGCGACCATGTGATCGGCGTACCAAAAGAGGGCATCGGCTGGGCCCTACCCATAGGGGTGCTGATCGCGGGCGCCGGCCTCCTGGCCGTGGCGCTGGTACGCTCGGTCCAACGGCCACGCGCAACCGAGGCCCCCATCTCCCCGGAACTGGAGCGGGATCTGGCGCGCGAGCTGGACGACGTCGAAGGGCGCTGA
- a CDS encoding chemotaxis protein CheX — translation MDARKIAEIIRNATHSVFSTMLGTELTAQDPFEDPQPFKASEVTGFIGMAGEFAGYVSIHVTRSQATDFTARLVGVDVEEITSEDEIRDAVGEITNMLAGNVKTALSTMGVVEIALPTVVMTPKAELRVRGARGLAVPFEDYTGVFHVEVVLSDGGEPAPLDPA, via the coding sequence ATGGATGCGCGCAAGATCGCCGAGATCATCCGGAACGCGACCCACAGCGTGTTCTCGACCATGCTCGGCACCGAGCTCACCGCCCAGGACCCGTTCGAGGACCCGCAGCCCTTCAAGGCCAGCGAGGTCACCGGCTTCATCGGCATGGCGGGCGAGTTCGCGGGCTACGTCTCCATTCACGTGACTCGCTCGCAGGCGACCGACTTCACGGCGCGCCTGGTGGGCGTGGACGTCGAGGAGATCACCTCGGAGGACGAGATCCGCGACGCGGTCGGCGAGATCACGAACATGCTCGCGGGCAACGTGAAGACGGCGCTCTCGACCATGGGCGTGGTCGAGATCGCGCTGCCGACGGTGGTCATGACTCCCAAGGCCGAGCTGCGCGTGCGCGGCGCCCGCGGCCTCGCGGTGCCGTTCGAGGACTACACCGGCGTGTTTCACGTCGAGGTGGTGCTCTCCGACGGCGGCGAGCCCGCCCCGCTCGACCCGGCCTGA
- a CDS encoding response regulator, with amino-acid sequence MARVLVVDDSATMRKIIMKGLRDAGFAELEFAEAGDGASALETLRKEDFDLVLSDINMPGMDGLALVRCVRDEALGGADLPIVMITTEGGLERVQEALAAGANDYLRKPFSPAQLHEKITPFVR; translated from the coding sequence ATGGCACGCGTATTGGTGGTCGACGACTCCGCGACGATGCGCAAGATCATCATGAAGGGCCTGCGCGACGCGGGCTTTGCGGAGCTCGAGTTCGCCGAGGCCGGCGACGGCGCGAGCGCGCTCGAGACCCTGCGCAAGGAGGACTTCGACCTGGTCCTCTCCGACATCAACATGCCGGGAATGGACGGGCTCGCACTGGTGCGCTGCGTGCGCGACGAGGCGCTGGGTGGGGCCGACCTGCCGATCGTCATGATCACGACCGAAGGCGGGCTCGAGCGCGTGCAGGAGGCCCTGGCCGCCGGCGCGAACGACTATCTGCGCAAGCCCTTCTCGCCCGCGCAGCTGCACGAGAAGATCACGCCCTTCGTCCGCTGA